In a single window of the Bos taurus isolate L1 Dominette 01449 registration number 42190680 breed Hereford chromosome 23, ARS-UCD2.0, whole genome shotgun sequence genome:
- the BAG6 gene encoding large proline-rich protein BAG6 isoform X5, whose protein sequence is MEPNDSTSTTMEEPDSLEVLVKTLDSQTRTFIVGAQMNVKEFKEHIAASVSIPSEKQRLIYQGRVLQDDKKLQEYNVGGKVIHLVERAPPQTQLPSGASSGTGSTSATHGGGPTPGTRGPGASVHDRNANSYVMVGTFNLPSEPRVRLVMAQHMIRDIQTLLSRMECRGGAQAQHSQPPPQTPTVAPEPVALTSQTSEPVESEVPPREPMEAEEVEERAPAQSPELTPSGPAPAGPASAPETNAPNHPSPAEYVEVLQELQRLESRLQPFLQRYYEVLGAAATTDYNNNQEGREEDQRLINLVGESLRLLGNTFVALSDLRCNLACAPPRHLHVVRPMSHYTTPMVLQQAAIPIQINVGTTVTMTGNGTRPPPTPSAEAPPAGAGQASSVAPSSTAVESSNEGASPPGPAPPPTTSHPRVIRISHQSVEPVVMMHMNIQDSGTQPGGVPSAPTGPLGPPGHGQTLGQQVPGFPTAPTRLVIARPTPPQARPSHPGGPPVSGALPGAGLGTNASLAQMVSGLVGQLLMQPVLVAQGTPGMAPSPAPATASASSGTTNTATTAGPAPGGPAQPPPPQASTSDLQFSQLLGNLLGPAGPGTGGPGMASPTITVAMPGVPAFLQGMTDFLQATQTAAPPPPPPPPPPPPPAPEQQTAPPPGSPSGGSGSPGSVGPESLPLEFFTSVVQGVLSSLLGSLGARAGSSESIAAFIQRLSGSSNIFEPGADGALGFFGALLSLLCQNFSMVDVVMLLHGHFQPLQRLQPQLRSFFHQHYLGGQEPTPGNIRTATHALITGLEEYVRESFSLVQVQPGVDIIRTNLEFLQEQFNSIAAHVMHCTDSGFGARLLELCNQGLFECLALNLHCLGGQQMELAAVINGRIRRMSRGVNPSLVSWLTTMMGLRLQVVLEHMPVGPDAILRYVRRVGDPPQTLPEEPMEVQGSERTSPEPQRENASPAPGTTAEEAMSRGPPPAPEGGSRDEQDGASTETEPWAAAVPPEWVPIIQQDIQSQRKVKPQPPLSDAYLSGMPAKRRKTMQGEGPQLLLSEAVSRAAKAAGARPLTSPESLSRDLEAPEVQESYRQQLRADIQKRLQEDPNYSPQRFPNAHRAFADDP, encoded by the exons ATGGAGCCCAATGATAGTACCAGTACCACTATGGAGGAACCTGACAGCCTGGAGGTGCTGGTGAAGACCCTGGACTCTCAGACCCGGACCTTTATTGTGGGGGCCCAG ATGAACGTAAAGGAGTTCAAGGAGCATATTGCTGCTTCTGTTAGCATCCCGTCTGAGAAACAACGGCTTATCTACCAGGGACGAGTTCTGCAGGATGATAAGAAGCTCCAAGAATACA ATGTTGGGGGAAAGGTTATTCACCTTGTGGAACGGGCTCCTCCTCAGACTCAGCTCCCTTCTGGAGCATCTTCTGGAACAGGGTCCACCTCAGCCACCCATGGTGGGGGACCCACGCCTGGTACTCGGGGGCCTGGGGCCTCTGTTCATGACCGGAATGCCAACAGCTATGTCATGGTTGGAACCTTCAATCTTCCC AGTGAGCCCCGAGTGCGGCTGGTGATGGCTCAGCATATGATCAGGGATATACAGACCTTACTCTCCCGGATGGAG TGCCGAGGAGGGGCCCAAGCCCAGCACAGTCAGCCGCCACCCCAGACGCCAACGGTTGCCCCGGAGCCAGTGGCCTTGACCTCCCAAACGTCAGAACCGGTTGAAAGTGAAGTGCCTCCTCGGGAGCCCATGGAGGCGGAAGAAGTGGAGGAGCGTGCCCCTGCCCAGAGCCCGGAGCTCACCCCTTCTGGCCCAGCCCCAGCGGGCCCAGCATCTGCCCCAGAGACAAATGCACCCAA CCACCCTTCGCCTGCGGAGTACGTCGAGGTGCTTCAGGAGCTGCAGCGGCTTGAGAGCCGCCTCCAGCCCTTCCTGCAGCGCTACTATGAGGTTTTGGGCGCTGCTGCCACCACGGACTATAACAACAAT CAAGAGGGCCGTGAGGAGGACCAGCGCTTGATCAACTTGGTGGGGGAGAGCCTGCGGCTGCTGGGCAACACCTTCGTGGCGCTATCCGACCTGCGTTGCAATCTGGCCTGTGCACCCCCTCGTCATCTGCACGTGGTCCGGCCCATGTCTCACTACACCACCCCCATGGTGCTCCAGCAGGCGGCCATCCCCATCCAG ATCAATGTGGGGACCACTGTGACCATGACGGGGAATGGGACACGGCCCCCCCCGACTCCAAGTGCGGAGGCACCTCCCGCTGGTGCTGGGCAGGCCTCGTCCGTGGCCCCCTCTTCTACCGCCGTTGAGTCTTCGAATGAGGGGGCTTCCCCGCCAGGGCCAGCTCCCCCACCGACCACCAGCCACCCGAGGGTCATCCGGATTTCCCACCAGAGCGTGGAACCCGTGGTCATGATGCACATGAACATCCAAG ATTCTGGCACACAGCCTGGTGGAGTTCCGAGTGCTCCCACTGGCCCCCTAGGACCCCCTGGTCATGGCCAGACCCTGG GACAGCAGGTGCCAGGCTTCCCGACAGCTCCCACCCGGCTGGTGATTGCCCGGCCCACCCCTCCACAGGCTCGGCCTTCCCATCCTGGGGGGCCCCCAGTCTCAGGGGCTCTG CCGGGCGCTGGTTTGGGTACCAACGCCTCTTTAGCCCAGATGGTGAGCGGCCTCGTGGGGCAGCTTCTTATGCAGCCTGTCCTTGTGG CTCAGGGGACCCCAGGAATGGCTCCATCTCCAGCCCCTGCCACTGCGTCAGCCAGTTCTGGCACCACCAACACGGCTACCACAGCTGGCCCTGCCCCCGGGGGGCCCGCCCAGCCTCCGCCCCCTCAAGCCTCCACCTCTGATCTTCAGTTCTCTCAGCTCCTGGGGAACCTGCTGGGGCCTGCTGGGCCGGGAACTGGAGGGCCTGGTATGGCTTCTCCCACCATTACTGTGGCGATGCCTGGTGTACCCgcctttctccagggcatgacGGACTTCTTGCAG GCAACACAAACAGCTGCTCCCCCTCCTCCGCCGCctccacccccaccgccccctccGGCCCCAGAGCAGCAGACAGCACCCCCACCGGGGTCCCCTTCTGGTGGCAGCGGGAGTCCTGGCAGCGTGGGTCCTGAAAGCCTGCCGTTGGAGTTCTTCACCTCAGTGGTGCAGGGTGTGCTGAGCTCGCTGCTGGGCTCCCTGGGGGCCCGGGCTGGCAGCAGTGAGAGCATCGCTGCTTTCATACAGCGCCTCAGTGGGTCCAGCAACATCTTTGAGCCCGGGGCCGATGGGGCTCTCG GATTCTTCGGGGCCCTGCTGTCTCTTCTGTGCCAGAACTTTTCCATGGTGGATGTGGTGATGCTGCTCCACGGGCATTTCCAGCCCCTGCAGCGGCTCCAGCCCCAGCTGCGGTCTTTCTTCCACCAGCACTACCTGGGTGGCCAGGAGCCCACACCTGGTAACATCCGG ACGGCAACCCACGCGTTGATCACGGGGCTTGAAGAATATGTGCGGGAGAGTTTT TCTTTGGTGCAAGTTCAGCCAGGTGTGGACATCATCCGAACAAACCTGGAATTTCTCCAAGAGCAATTTAACAGCATTGCTGCTCATGTGATGCACTGCACAG ACAGTGGATTTGGGGCCCGACTGCTGGAGCTGTGTAACCAGGGCCTGTTTGAATGCTTGGCCCTGAACCTGCACTGCTTGGGGGGACAGCAGATGGAGCTTGCTGCTGTCATCAATGGCCGAATT CGTCGCATGTCTCGTGGAGTGAATCCGTCCTTGGTGAGCTGGCTGACCACTATGATGGGACTGAGGCTGCAGGTGGTACTGGAACACATGCCTGTAGGCCCTGATGCCATTCTCAGATACGTTCGCAGGGTTGGGGATCCCCCTCAG ACACTTCCTGAGGAGCCAATGGAAGTTCAGGGATCAGAGAGAACTTCCCCTGAGCCTCAG CGGGAGAATGCTTCCCCGGCCCCTGGAACTACAGCAGAAGAGGCCATGTCCCGAGGCCCACCTCCTGCTCCTGAGGGGGGCTCCCGAGACGAACAGGATGGAGCTTCTACTGAGACAGAACCTTGGGCAGCTGCAGTCCCCCCA GAATGGGTCCCTATTATCCAGCAGGACATTCAGAGCCAGCGGAAAGTGAAACCGCAGCCCCCCCTGAGCGATGCCTACCTCAGTGGTATGCCTGCCAAGAGACGCAAG ACGATGCAGGGTGAGGGCCCCCAGCTGCTTCTCTCAGAGGCCGTGAGCCGGGCAGCTAAGGCAGCCGGAGCTCGGCCCCTGACGAGCCCCGAGAGCCTGAGCCGGGACCTGGAGGCACCAGAGGTTCAGGAGAGCTACAGGCAGCAG cTCCGGGCTGACATACAAAAGCGACTGCAGGAAGACCCCAACTACAGCCCCCAGCGCTTCCCGAATGCCCACAGGGCCTTTGCTGATGATCCCTAG
- the BAG6 gene encoding large proline-rich protein BAG6 isoform X6 has product MEPNDSTSTTMEEPDSLEVLVKTLDSQTRTFIVGAQMNVKEFKEHIAASVSIPSEKQRLIYQGRVLQDDKKLQEYNVGGKVIHLVERAPPQTQLPSGASSGTGSTSATHGGGPTPGTRGPGASVHDRNANSYVMVGTFNLPSDGSAVDVHINMEQAPIQSEPRVRLVMAQHMIRDIQTLLSRMECRGGAQAQHSQPPPQTPTVAPEPVALTSQTSEPVESEVPPREPMEAEEVEERAPAQSPELTPSGPAPAGPASAPETNAPNHPSPAEYVEVLQELQRLESRLQPFLQRYYEVLGAAATTDYNNNQEGREEDQRLINLVGESLRLLGNTFVALSDLRCNLACAPPRHLHVVRPMSHYTTPMVLQQAAIPIQINVGTTVTMTGNGTRPPPTPSAEAPPAGAGQASSVAPSSTAVESSNEGASPPGPAPPPTTSHPRVIRISHQSVEPVVMMHMNIQGQQVPGFPTAPTRLVIARPTPPQARPSHPGGPPVSGALPGAGLGTNASLAQMVSGLVGQLLMQPVLVAQGTPGMAPSPAPATASASSGTTNTATTAGPAPGGPAQPPPPQASTSDLQFSQLLGNLLGPAGPGTGGPGMASPTITVAMPGVPAFLQGMTDFLQATQTAAPPPPPPPPPPPPPAPEQQTAPPPGSPSGGSGSPGSVGPESLPLEFFTSVVQGVLSSLLGSLGARAGSSESIAAFIQRLSGSSNIFEPGADGALGFFGALLSLLCQNFSMVDVVMLLHGHFQPLQRLQPQLRSFFHQHYLGGQEPTPGNIRTATHALITGLEEYVRESFSLVQVQPGVDIIRTNLEFLQEQFNSIAAHVMHCTDSGFGARLLELCNQGLFECLALNLHCLGGQQMELAAVINGRIRRMSRGVNPSLVSWLTTMMGLRLQVVLEHMPVGPDAILRYVRRVGDPPQTLPEEPMEVQGSERTSPEPQRENASPAPGTTAEEAMSRGPPPAPEGGSRDEQDGASTETEPWAAAVPPEWVPIIQQDIQSQRKVKPQPPLSDAYLSGMPAKRRKTMQGEGPQLLLSEAVSRAAKAAGARPLTSPESLSRDLEAPEVQESYRQQLRADIQKRLQEDPNYSPQRFPNAHRAFADDP; this is encoded by the exons ATGGAGCCCAATGATAGTACCAGTACCACTATGGAGGAACCTGACAGCCTGGAGGTGCTGGTGAAGACCCTGGACTCTCAGACCCGGACCTTTATTGTGGGGGCCCAG ATGAACGTAAAGGAGTTCAAGGAGCATATTGCTGCTTCTGTTAGCATCCCGTCTGAGAAACAACGGCTTATCTACCAGGGACGAGTTCTGCAGGATGATAAGAAGCTCCAAGAATACA ATGTTGGGGGAAAGGTTATTCACCTTGTGGAACGGGCTCCTCCTCAGACTCAGCTCCCTTCTGGAGCATCTTCTGGAACAGGGTCCACCTCAGCCACCCATGGTGGGGGACCCACGCCTGGTACTCGGGGGCCTGGGGCCTCTGTTCATGACCGGAATGCCAACAGCTATGTCATGGTTGGAACCTTCAATCTTCCC AGTGACGGCTCTGCTGTGGATGTTCACATCAACATGGAACAGGCCCCGATTCAG AGTGAGCCCCGAGTGCGGCTGGTGATGGCTCAGCATATGATCAGGGATATACAGACCTTACTCTCCCGGATGGAG TGCCGAGGAGGGGCCCAAGCCCAGCACAGTCAGCCGCCACCCCAGACGCCAACGGTTGCCCCGGAGCCAGTGGCCTTGACCTCCCAAACGTCAGAACCGGTTGAAAGTGAAGTGCCTCCTCGGGAGCCCATGGAGGCGGAAGAAGTGGAGGAGCGTGCCCCTGCCCAGAGCCCGGAGCTCACCCCTTCTGGCCCAGCCCCAGCGGGCCCAGCATCTGCCCCAGAGACAAATGCACCCAA CCACCCTTCGCCTGCGGAGTACGTCGAGGTGCTTCAGGAGCTGCAGCGGCTTGAGAGCCGCCTCCAGCCCTTCCTGCAGCGCTACTATGAGGTTTTGGGCGCTGCTGCCACCACGGACTATAACAACAAT CAAGAGGGCCGTGAGGAGGACCAGCGCTTGATCAACTTGGTGGGGGAGAGCCTGCGGCTGCTGGGCAACACCTTCGTGGCGCTATCCGACCTGCGTTGCAATCTGGCCTGTGCACCCCCTCGTCATCTGCACGTGGTCCGGCCCATGTCTCACTACACCACCCCCATGGTGCTCCAGCAGGCGGCCATCCCCATCCAG ATCAATGTGGGGACCACTGTGACCATGACGGGGAATGGGACACGGCCCCCCCCGACTCCAAGTGCGGAGGCACCTCCCGCTGGTGCTGGGCAGGCCTCGTCCGTGGCCCCCTCTTCTACCGCCGTTGAGTCTTCGAATGAGGGGGCTTCCCCGCCAGGGCCAGCTCCCCCACCGACCACCAGCCACCCGAGGGTCATCCGGATTTCCCACCAGAGCGTGGAACCCGTGGTCATGATGCACATGAACATCCAAG GACAGCAGGTGCCAGGCTTCCCGACAGCTCCCACCCGGCTGGTGATTGCCCGGCCCACCCCTCCACAGGCTCGGCCTTCCCATCCTGGGGGGCCCCCAGTCTCAGGGGCTCTG CCGGGCGCTGGTTTGGGTACCAACGCCTCTTTAGCCCAGATGGTGAGCGGCCTCGTGGGGCAGCTTCTTATGCAGCCTGTCCTTGTGG CTCAGGGGACCCCAGGAATGGCTCCATCTCCAGCCCCTGCCACTGCGTCAGCCAGTTCTGGCACCACCAACACGGCTACCACAGCTGGCCCTGCCCCCGGGGGGCCCGCCCAGCCTCCGCCCCCTCAAGCCTCCACCTCTGATCTTCAGTTCTCTCAGCTCCTGGGGAACCTGCTGGGGCCTGCTGGGCCGGGAACTGGAGGGCCTGGTATGGCTTCTCCCACCATTACTGTGGCGATGCCTGGTGTACCCgcctttctccagggcatgacGGACTTCTTGCAG GCAACACAAACAGCTGCTCCCCCTCCTCCGCCGCctccacccccaccgccccctccGGCCCCAGAGCAGCAGACAGCACCCCCACCGGGGTCCCCTTCTGGTGGCAGCGGGAGTCCTGGCAGCGTGGGTCCTGAAAGCCTGCCGTTGGAGTTCTTCACCTCAGTGGTGCAGGGTGTGCTGAGCTCGCTGCTGGGCTCCCTGGGGGCCCGGGCTGGCAGCAGTGAGAGCATCGCTGCTTTCATACAGCGCCTCAGTGGGTCCAGCAACATCTTTGAGCCCGGGGCCGATGGGGCTCTCG GATTCTTCGGGGCCCTGCTGTCTCTTCTGTGCCAGAACTTTTCCATGGTGGATGTGGTGATGCTGCTCCACGGGCATTTCCAGCCCCTGCAGCGGCTCCAGCCCCAGCTGCGGTCTTTCTTCCACCAGCACTACCTGGGTGGCCAGGAGCCCACACCTGGTAACATCCGG ACGGCAACCCACGCGTTGATCACGGGGCTTGAAGAATATGTGCGGGAGAGTTTT TCTTTGGTGCAAGTTCAGCCAGGTGTGGACATCATCCGAACAAACCTGGAATTTCTCCAAGAGCAATTTAACAGCATTGCTGCTCATGTGATGCACTGCACAG ACAGTGGATTTGGGGCCCGACTGCTGGAGCTGTGTAACCAGGGCCTGTTTGAATGCTTGGCCCTGAACCTGCACTGCTTGGGGGGACAGCAGATGGAGCTTGCTGCTGTCATCAATGGCCGAATT CGTCGCATGTCTCGTGGAGTGAATCCGTCCTTGGTGAGCTGGCTGACCACTATGATGGGACTGAGGCTGCAGGTGGTACTGGAACACATGCCTGTAGGCCCTGATGCCATTCTCAGATACGTTCGCAGGGTTGGGGATCCCCCTCAG ACACTTCCTGAGGAGCCAATGGAAGTTCAGGGATCAGAGAGAACTTCCCCTGAGCCTCAG CGGGAGAATGCTTCCCCGGCCCCTGGAACTACAGCAGAAGAGGCCATGTCCCGAGGCCCACCTCCTGCTCCTGAGGGGGGCTCCCGAGACGAACAGGATGGAGCTTCTACTGAGACAGAACCTTGGGCAGCTGCAGTCCCCCCA GAATGGGTCCCTATTATCCAGCAGGACATTCAGAGCCAGCGGAAAGTGAAACCGCAGCCCCCCCTGAGCGATGCCTACCTCAGTGGTATGCCTGCCAAGAGACGCAAG ACGATGCAGGGTGAGGGCCCCCAGCTGCTTCTCTCAGAGGCCGTGAGCCGGGCAGCTAAGGCAGCCGGAGCTCGGCCCCTGACGAGCCCCGAGAGCCTGAGCCGGGACCTGGAGGCACCAGAGGTTCAGGAGAGCTACAGGCAGCAG cTCCGGGCTGACATACAAAAGCGACTGCAGGAAGACCCCAACTACAGCCCCCAGCGCTTCCCGAATGCCCACAGGGCCTTTGCTGATGATCCCTAG
- the BAG6 gene encoding large proline-rich protein BAG6 isoform X4, with protein sequence MEPNDSTSTTMEEPDSLEVLVKTLDSQTRTFIVGAQMNVKEFKEHIAASVSIPSEKQRLIYQGRVLQDDKKLQEYNVGGKVIHLVERAPPQTQLPSGASSGTGSTSATHGGGPTPGTRGPGASVHDRNANSYVMVGTFNLPSDGSAVDVHINMEQAPIQSEPRVRLVMAQHMIRDIQTLLSRMECRGGAQAQHSQPPPQTPTVAPEPVALTSQTSEPVESEVPPREPMEAEEVEERAPAQSPELTPSGPAPAGPASAPETNAPNHPSPAEYVEVLQELQRLESRLQPFLQRYYEVLGAAATTDYNNNQEGREEDQRLINLVGESLRLLGNTFVALSDLRCNLACAPPRHLHVVRPMSHYTTPMVLQQAAIPIQINVGTTVTMTGNGTRPPPTPSAEAPPAGAGQASSVAPSSTAVESSNEGASPPGPAPPPTTSHPRVIRISHQSVEPVVMMHMNIQDSGTQPGGVPSAPTGPLGPPGHGQTLGSTLIQLPSLPPEFMHAVAHQITHEAMVAAVASAAAGQQVPGFPTAPTRLVIARPTPPQARPSHPGGPPVSGALPGAGLGTNASLAQMVSGLVGQLLMQPVLVAQGTPGMAPSPAPATASASSGTTNTATTAGPAPGGPAQPPPPQASTSDLQFSQLLGNLLGPAGPGTGGPGMASPTITVAMPGVPAFLQGMTDFLQATQTAAPPPPPPPPPPPPPAPEQQTAPPPGSPSGGSGSPGSVGPESLPLEFFTSVVQGVLSSLLGSLGARAGSSESIAAFIQRLSGSSNIFEPGADGALGFFGALLSLLCQNFSMVDVVMLLHGHFQPLQRLQPQLRSFFHQHYLGGQEPTPGNIRTATHALITGLEEYVRESFSLVQVQPGVDIIRTNLEFLQEQFNSIAAHVMHCTDSGFGARLLELCNQGLFECLALNLHCLGGQQMELAAVINGRIRRMSRGVNPSLVSWLTTMMGLRLQVVLEHMPVGPDAILRYVRRVGDPPQTLPEEPMEVQGSERTSPEPQRENASPAPGTTAEEAMSRGPPPAPEGGSRDEQDGASTETEPWAAAVPPEWVPIIQQDIQSQRKVKPQPPLSDAYLSGMPAKRRKLRADIQKRLQEDPNYSPQRFPNAHRAFADDP encoded by the exons ATGGAGCCCAATGATAGTACCAGTACCACTATGGAGGAACCTGACAGCCTGGAGGTGCTGGTGAAGACCCTGGACTCTCAGACCCGGACCTTTATTGTGGGGGCCCAG ATGAACGTAAAGGAGTTCAAGGAGCATATTGCTGCTTCTGTTAGCATCCCGTCTGAGAAACAACGGCTTATCTACCAGGGACGAGTTCTGCAGGATGATAAGAAGCTCCAAGAATACA ATGTTGGGGGAAAGGTTATTCACCTTGTGGAACGGGCTCCTCCTCAGACTCAGCTCCCTTCTGGAGCATCTTCTGGAACAGGGTCCACCTCAGCCACCCATGGTGGGGGACCCACGCCTGGTACTCGGGGGCCTGGGGCCTCTGTTCATGACCGGAATGCCAACAGCTATGTCATGGTTGGAACCTTCAATCTTCCC AGTGACGGCTCTGCTGTGGATGTTCACATCAACATGGAACAGGCCCCGATTCAG AGTGAGCCCCGAGTGCGGCTGGTGATGGCTCAGCATATGATCAGGGATATACAGACCTTACTCTCCCGGATGGAG TGCCGAGGAGGGGCCCAAGCCCAGCACAGTCAGCCGCCACCCCAGACGCCAACGGTTGCCCCGGAGCCAGTGGCCTTGACCTCCCAAACGTCAGAACCGGTTGAAAGTGAAGTGCCTCCTCGGGAGCCCATGGAGGCGGAAGAAGTGGAGGAGCGTGCCCCTGCCCAGAGCCCGGAGCTCACCCCTTCTGGCCCAGCCCCAGCGGGCCCAGCATCTGCCCCAGAGACAAATGCACCCAA CCACCCTTCGCCTGCGGAGTACGTCGAGGTGCTTCAGGAGCTGCAGCGGCTTGAGAGCCGCCTCCAGCCCTTCCTGCAGCGCTACTATGAGGTTTTGGGCGCTGCTGCCACCACGGACTATAACAACAAT CAAGAGGGCCGTGAGGAGGACCAGCGCTTGATCAACTTGGTGGGGGAGAGCCTGCGGCTGCTGGGCAACACCTTCGTGGCGCTATCCGACCTGCGTTGCAATCTGGCCTGTGCACCCCCTCGTCATCTGCACGTGGTCCGGCCCATGTCTCACTACACCACCCCCATGGTGCTCCAGCAGGCGGCCATCCCCATCCAG ATCAATGTGGGGACCACTGTGACCATGACGGGGAATGGGACACGGCCCCCCCCGACTCCAAGTGCGGAGGCACCTCCCGCTGGTGCTGGGCAGGCCTCGTCCGTGGCCCCCTCTTCTACCGCCGTTGAGTCTTCGAATGAGGGGGCTTCCCCGCCAGGGCCAGCTCCCCCACCGACCACCAGCCACCCGAGGGTCATCCGGATTTCCCACCAGAGCGTGGAACCCGTGGTCATGATGCACATGAACATCCAAG ATTCTGGCACACAGCCTGGTGGAGTTCCGAGTGCTCCCACTGGCCCCCTAGGACCCCCTGGTCATGGCCAGACCCTGG GCTCCACCCTCATCCagctgccctccctgccccctgagtTCATGCACGCCGTCGCCCACCAGATCACTCATGAGGCCATGGTGGCAGCTGTTGCCTCCGCGGCCGCAG GACAGCAGGTGCCAGGCTTCCCGACAGCTCCCACCCGGCTGGTGATTGCCCGGCCCACCCCTCCACAGGCTCGGCCTTCCCATCCTGGGGGGCCCCCAGTCTCAGGGGCTCTG CCGGGCGCTGGTTTGGGTACCAACGCCTCTTTAGCCCAGATGGTGAGCGGCCTCGTGGGGCAGCTTCTTATGCAGCCTGTCCTTGTGG CTCAGGGGACCCCAGGAATGGCTCCATCTCCAGCCCCTGCCACTGCGTCAGCCAGTTCTGGCACCACCAACACGGCTACCACAGCTGGCCCTGCCCCCGGGGGGCCCGCCCAGCCTCCGCCCCCTCAAGCCTCCACCTCTGATCTTCAGTTCTCTCAGCTCCTGGGGAACCTGCTGGGGCCTGCTGGGCCGGGAACTGGAGGGCCTGGTATGGCTTCTCCCACCATTACTGTGGCGATGCCTGGTGTACCCgcctttctccagggcatgacGGACTTCTTGCAG GCAACACAAACAGCTGCTCCCCCTCCTCCGCCGCctccacccccaccgccccctccGGCCCCAGAGCAGCAGACAGCACCCCCACCGGGGTCCCCTTCTGGTGGCAGCGGGAGTCCTGGCAGCGTGGGTCCTGAAAGCCTGCCGTTGGAGTTCTTCACCTCAGTGGTGCAGGGTGTGCTGAGCTCGCTGCTGGGCTCCCTGGGGGCCCGGGCTGGCAGCAGTGAGAGCATCGCTGCTTTCATACAGCGCCTCAGTGGGTCCAGCAACATCTTTGAGCCCGGGGCCGATGGGGCTCTCG GATTCTTCGGGGCCCTGCTGTCTCTTCTGTGCCAGAACTTTTCCATGGTGGATGTGGTGATGCTGCTCCACGGGCATTTCCAGCCCCTGCAGCGGCTCCAGCCCCAGCTGCGGTCTTTCTTCCACCAGCACTACCTGGGTGGCCAGGAGCCCACACCTGGTAACATCCGG ACGGCAACCCACGCGTTGATCACGGGGCTTGAAGAATATGTGCGGGAGAGTTTT TCTTTGGTGCAAGTTCAGCCAGGTGTGGACATCATCCGAACAAACCTGGAATTTCTCCAAGAGCAATTTAACAGCATTGCTGCTCATGTGATGCACTGCACAG ACAGTGGATTTGGGGCCCGACTGCTGGAGCTGTGTAACCAGGGCCTGTTTGAATGCTTGGCCCTGAACCTGCACTGCTTGGGGGGACAGCAGATGGAGCTTGCTGCTGTCATCAATGGCCGAATT CGTCGCATGTCTCGTGGAGTGAATCCGTCCTTGGTGAGCTGGCTGACCACTATGATGGGACTGAGGCTGCAGGTGGTACTGGAACACATGCCTGTAGGCCCTGATGCCATTCTCAGATACGTTCGCAGGGTTGGGGATCCCCCTCAG ACACTTCCTGAGGAGCCAATGGAAGTTCAGGGATCAGAGAGAACTTCCCCTGAGCCTCAG CGGGAGAATGCTTCCCCGGCCCCTGGAACTACAGCAGAAGAGGCCATGTCCCGAGGCCCACCTCCTGCTCCTGAGGGGGGCTCCCGAGACGAACAGGATGGAGCTTCTACTGAGACAGAACCTTGGGCAGCTGCAGTCCCCCCA GAATGGGTCCCTATTATCCAGCAGGACATTCAGAGCCAGCGGAAAGTGAAACCGCAGCCCCCCCTGAGCGATGCCTACCTCAGTGGTATGCCTGCCAAGAGACGCAAG cTCCGGGCTGACATACAAAAGCGACTGCAGGAAGACCCCAACTACAGCCCCCAGCGCTTCCCGAATGCCCACAGGGCCTTTGCTGATGATCCCTAG